The Lactuca sativa cultivar Salinas chromosome 2, Lsat_Salinas_v11, whole genome shotgun sequence genome includes the window TCTCTGACTTGACCCCCCTTGCCCCTTACATGTTCTAGAGTTATGTCCTTTGTTATGACACTTGGAACAAGTAACAGTCAAGAATTTCCTAGATAGTTTTTTTGACTGGTTACTAGCCTCATCTATAGCCCTCCTCCTCTTTTTCTTTGGCCTTCCAacctacaaaaatattaaggaaatGTTAAAACTGGATAAATAATAAACTATGTTAACTAACATTCAACTTACTTGTGTGTGATGTGTAGGTGGTATAAGAGTGGTTGGACATCTAGATTTTGGCCACATGCTCCTGCCATTGATTGGATCTATTTTGTTACAGTACATTGCCCTCCATGTTTCTAGCTTATAACAAGGATGCACCCAATATTCAGGTTGTTGGGCTTTTTCACCATTTTGAATATGTTCCCATATTACACAAACTCCATGCCTGCAGACTATCCCTGTTATCTCCCAATACCTACAACTACATGTACCCTCTTTCAAGTTGACCACATACTGATCAAACATCATACCAGTCACTTGATATTTTCCAGAACCACAAAAGAGTGCCCTATATTTGCTTGCAGCTGTTTTGATTGTGTCAAGTATGGTAGTTGCGGTGGGGGTTAATAGACTTTTGCATTTATCAATTTCTTTTTGTACAATGCAATGTCTCTTCATCAAGTACACTCTTATGTACTCCAAACATGTAATTATAGGCTTGTCTCTTCCATGCTCTAGCTTAGAGTTGAATACTTCACACAAATTGTTTAAAAGACAATCTGAATGGGCTCTACCTGAGAAATGAGACCTAGCCCAATAAACTGGAGGAATCTTACTTAGCCATTCATGAGCCTCTGCACTGAAATCTTTGAACTCATCCATTGACCTTTCAAAGTGCCTAATGGTTGTATGTGTAGCACACCTCCATAAGTGATCTCTAAACTCTTCTCCCCTCCATTGCAACTTCATGTTTTCATGTATATGTCTCAAACACCATCTATGCTCTGCATTTGGAAACACTTTTGCTATTGCAGGTATTATGCCCTACATATAATGTAAATTATAGTTAGTATTGTTACAAGCTTTAAAAGATACTTATGCTATATGTATTATACCTTTTGTCTGTCAGATACAAAAGTGAAGTTGCATGATgcatccaaatccaaatcatcACCAAGGCATTCTAAGAACCATGTCCATGAACTTGTTGTCTCAGCTTCCACAATTGCATAAGCTAGTGGATATATTCCATTGTTGGAATCAAGACCTACAGCTGTTAGAATTTGTCTAGGGTGTGGTCCTTTCAAGAAACATCCATCCAGTCCTAATAATTCCCTTTTTCCAGATTTGAACCCCAACTTAAGTGCTCCAAGACAAATGTATATCCTCTTGAAAATACGAGTTTGAACATCAGGATTTGGTTCATTACACACTTCTAGCTTCACTGTTGTACCTGGGTTATTGGTTTGTAACTCCAAACAGTAATCTCTCAGCAAATTATATTGCCTTTCATAGTCACCATACAGTTGTTCCTTTGCAATCGATTTAGCCCTGAACACCTTCATTCTTGATATGCTTAATTCCAAATCCATTTGAAGCTCTTCTTGTAAGGTTGTTACTGGGATGCGAGGGTTGGAACCACTTTTTGGAGAATAGTGCTTGCAAGATATCTAGATGTACATGCCTTCACATTTCTactttgtaagcataaatgctcaTCAATAACTGTCTTCACCAACCATTGTTCCTCTTCCGTAGATCTAGATATCTGAATAGCAAAAGGACAATAATCTTTTTGTGAAATTACAGTTTTGCCCTTCGATGTGGCTTTACTTACAGTGGAGGGGCCACCATCAGTGGAATCTGGAACCACCCCTTTACACTTGACTCTCACtctcaatttttcattttttgccATGTGTAGGGCCCTCCTTGTTTTTATTGAAAGCATCTTCACGTGACCTTGTATATCTTTTTTGGTTTTAAAAGCTTGACCCACAAAAAATGGTGTAACATGAACTACCCCAGAAGAACAAGGCACCTTCTTGTTCAGGTTTTTTAACATTCTCTTCCTTAGGTCTTCCTCATATCCTGCACTTTCAAACTCATCATTATTGATCACGCCTAAATCATCATCTTGATTTAAATCTAATTCTATGTTTGGACCTTGTCCAAACC containing:
- the LOC128132443 gene encoding uncharacterized protein LOC128132443, which encodes MDLELSISRMKVFRAKSIAKEQLYGDYERQYNLLRDYCLELQTNNPGTTVKLEVCNEPNPDVQTRIFKRIYICLGALKLGFKSGKRELLGLDGCFLKGPHPRQILTAVGLDSNNGIYPLAYAIVEAETTSSWTWFLECLGDDLDLDASCNFTFVSDRQKGIIPAIAKVFPNAEHRWCLRHIHENMKLQWRGEEFRDHLWRCATHTTIRHFERSMDEFKDFSAEAHEWLSKIPPVYWARSHFSGRAHSDCLLNNLCEVFNSKLEHGRDKPIITCLEYIRVYLMKRHCIVQKEIDKCKSLLTPTATTILDTIKTAASKYRALFCGSGKYQVTGMMFDQYVVNLKEGTCSCRYWEITGIVCRHGVCVIWEHIQNGEKAQQPEYWVHPCYKLETWRAMYCNKIDPINGRSMWPKSRCPTTLIPPTHHTQVGRPKKKRRRAIDEASNQSKKLSRKFLTVTCSKCHNKGHNSRTCKGQGGSSQRAVGGSSQGGVGGSSKDAFGVTSQGSVGGSSEDFTGGLRAKKIDKGKKASSRT